The following are from one region of the Prochlorococcus marinus str. SB genome:
- a CDS encoding DNA-directed RNA polymerase subunit gamma translates to MTNSNLRTENHFDYVKISIASPQRIMDWGQRTLPNGQVVGEVTKPETINYRTLKPEMDGLFCEKIFGPSKDWECHCGKYKRVRHRGIVCERCGVEVTESRVRRHRMGYIKLAAPVSHVWYLKGIPSYVAILLDIPLRDVEQIVYFNCYVVLDPGDHKELKYKQLLTEDEWLEIEDEIYAEDSTIENEPFVGIGAEALKQLLEDLDLNQVAEELREEITNSKGQKRAKLIKRIRVIDNFIATNAKPEWMVLDAIPVIPPDLRPMVQLDGGRFATSDLNDLYRRVINRNNRLARLQEILAPEIIVRNEKRMLQEAVDALIDNGRRGRTVVGANNRALKSLSDIIEGKQGRFRQNLLGKRVDYSGRSVIVVGPKLKMHQCGLPKEMAIELFQPFVIHRLIRQNIVNNIKAAKKLIQKADDEVMQVLQEVIEGHPILLNRAPTLHRLGIQAFEPKLVGGRAIQLHPLVCPAFNADFDGDQMAVHVPLALEAQTEARMLMLASNNILSPATGEPIVTPSQDMVLGSYYLTALQPNYQQPEFGDNKTTFASLEDVIFAFEDKRLSLHEWVWVRFNGEVEDEDEMSSPQKTQELEDGSRLEIWNLRRDRFDSNNNLISRFVLTTVGRVVMNYTIIDSVSRT, encoded by the coding sequence ATGACAAACAGCAACTTAAGAACTGAAAATCACTTTGATTACGTAAAAATTTCAATAGCTTCTCCACAAAGAATAATGGATTGGGGTCAGAGGACATTGCCGAATGGACAAGTAGTTGGTGAAGTTACGAAACCTGAAACTATTAATTACAGGACACTTAAACCAGAAATGGATGGATTGTTTTGTGAAAAGATTTTTGGGCCATCTAAAGATTGGGAATGCCACTGTGGAAAGTACAAAAGGGTTAGACATCGCGGCATTGTTTGTGAGAGATGCGGTGTTGAAGTAACTGAAAGTAGAGTCAGAAGACATAGGATGGGCTACATAAAACTCGCTGCGCCAGTTTCCCATGTTTGGTATTTGAAAGGAATCCCTAGTTACGTTGCAATACTTTTGGATATTCCGCTTAGGGATGTAGAGCAAATAGTTTATTTTAATTGTTATGTCGTTTTAGATCCCGGAGATCACAAAGAACTTAAATATAAGCAATTACTCACTGAGGATGAGTGGCTGGAAATTGAAGATGAAATTTATGCTGAAGATTCAACTATAGAAAATGAACCTTTTGTTGGAATTGGTGCTGAGGCACTGAAGCAATTACTTGAGGACCTTGATTTAAATCAGGTTGCTGAGGAGCTTAGAGAAGAGATTACTAATAGCAAAGGGCAAAAGAGGGCAAAACTTATAAAAAGGATAAGAGTTATTGATAATTTCATTGCAACTAATGCAAAACCAGAATGGATGGTTTTAGATGCAATACCAGTTATTCCTCCTGATCTCAGACCTATGGTTCAGCTTGATGGAGGAAGATTTGCAACTTCAGATTTAAATGACTTATATAGAAGAGTTATTAATCGAAATAATAGACTAGCTAGGCTCCAAGAAATTTTAGCTCCTGAAATTATAGTAAGAAATGAAAAAAGAATGCTTCAGGAGGCAGTTGATGCCCTTATAGATAATGGAAGAAGAGGGAGGACTGTTGTTGGAGCAAATAATAGAGCTCTTAAGTCCCTAAGTGACATAATTGAAGGAAAACAAGGAAGATTTAGACAGAATCTTCTTGGAAAGCGTGTTGACTATTCAGGAAGATCTGTAATAGTTGTTGGCCCTAAATTAAAAATGCATCAGTGTGGTCTACCAAAAGAAATGGCAATAGAGCTTTTTCAGCCTTTTGTAATCCATAGATTGATACGACAAAATATTGTGAATAATATAAAAGCTGCAAAAAAATTAATACAAAAAGCTGATGATGAAGTTATGCAGGTACTTCAGGAAGTTATTGAAGGGCATCCAATTCTCTTAAATAGAGCCCCTACGCTCCATCGTTTAGGAATTCAAGCTTTTGAACCGAAATTAGTTGGAGGTAGAGCAATACAACTTCATCCTTTAGTTTGTCCTGCGTTCAATGCTGACTTTGATGGAGATCAAATGGCAGTTCATGTTCCTTTAGCTTTAGAGGCACAAACTGAAGCACGCATGCTTATGTTGGCTAGTAATAATATTCTTTCTCCTGCCACTGGGGAACCAATTGTGACTCCATCACAAGATATGGTTTTAGGATCTTATTATCTGACGGCTTTGCAACCGAATTATCAACAACCAGAATTCGGAGATAATAAGACTACTTTTGCTTCCTTAGAAGATGTCATTTTTGCCTTTGAAGATAAGAGACTCAGCCTACATGAATGGGTTTGGGTTAGATTTAATGGAGAAGTTGAAGATGAAGACGAAATGAGTAGCCCACAAAAAACTCAAGAGTTAGAAGATGGCTCAAGATTAGAAATCTGGAATTTAAGAAGGGACAGATTTGACTCTAATAATAATTTAATAAGTAGATTTGTGCTTACAACTGTTGGGAGAGTGGTTATGAACTATACCATCATCGATTCTGTATCTAGAACGTAA
- a CDS encoding DNA-directed RNA polymerase subunit beta', with translation MTSSKSKKTSKVRKTTKNSKKNNPVTMPALAKTPPSFKNKVVDKKALKNLVSWAYKTHGTAITAAMADNLKDLGFKYATQAAVSISVDDLKVPEAKQDLIGQAEEQISATEECYRLGEITEVERHTKVIDTWTETNERLVDAVKNNFNQNDPLNSVWMMANSGARGNMSQVRQLVGMRGLMANPQGEIIDLPIRTNFREGLTVTEYVISSYGARKGLVDTALRTADSGYLTRRLVDVAQDVIVREEDCGTERSIVVAAEDGKFGARLLGRLTAEDIFDAEENLVVPQNTAIDPALSGEIEKASISEVKIRSPLTCEANRSVCRRCYGWALAHNHLVDLGEAVGIIAAQSIGEPGTQLTMRTFHTGGVSTAESGVVRSKISGKFEFSSKAKVRGYRTPHGVEAKQAEVDFILKIVPQGNNSGKAQKIEVSSGSLLFVDDGEEISSDITVAQITAGAVKKSVEKATKDVICDLAGQVRYDKVIQPKEVTDRQGNITLKAQRLGRLWVLAGDVYNLPPNAKPVISSGKSADEGTVLAEASQSSEFGGQVRLRESIGDSREVQIVTTSMSLTNFKLIEESTHSGQIYNLESSDGTSYRLNISPGNKISNGEVIADLTDERFRTKTGGLVKYAPGLSVKKARSSKNGFEVSQGGTLLWIPQETHEINKDISLLMIEDMKWIEAGTEVVKDIFSQTSGIVTVTQKNDILREITVRNGTFHECDDEEILNRYTEEGNLVNPGEKILDGVDNKEILFVQKLETPKCRGLLLRTVEEFTIPDQADLPQLSHVKQEKGPQLGLKAIQRLTYKDGELIKSVEGVELLRTHLSIESFDATPQMTIDVESIEDENDASINRLNLVILESILVRRDTISDSSHGSTHTELQVNNNQIVKAGDVIATTQILCKEKGLVKLPNVDDDEPIRRLIVVREEDKIKIKINGEGIVKVGDRVVDGDPISASVKSTSCGEIEEISNSSVTLRLGRPYMVSPDSVLHVKDGDLVLRGDGLALLVFERQKTGDIVQGLPRIEELLEARRPRDSAILCKKSGIVQIKQGNDEESVSLSIIENDDLVNEYQLLLGKNIMVSDGQQVKGGESLTDGPINPHELLDCYFNDLKDQKPLIDAARESISKLQRSMVSEVQNVYKSQGVAIDDKHIEVIVRQMTSKVRIEDAGDTTLLPGELIELRQVEDTNQAMAITGGAPAEFTPVLLGITKASLNTDSFISAASFQETTRVLTEAAIEGKSDWLRGLKENVIIGRLIPAGTGFSGFVEELSSEAGPHPDILAEESGGYRRAQNLRPDYTVDMPQSPAVSSTAILDDPSDEDLETTRSRHGIDPTSSNFAAFARPNAENQFSEDQLPDPAALEGLQEEGLLSDE, from the coding sequence ATGACTTCATCTAAATCTAAAAAAACATCCAAAGTACGTAAAACTACTAAAAACTCAAAAAAGAACAATCCAGTTACAATGCCTGCTCTTGCTAAAACACCCCCATCATTCAAAAATAAGGTAGTTGATAAGAAAGCCTTAAAAAATTTAGTCTCTTGGGCTTATAAAACTCATGGAACAGCTATAACTGCAGCCATGGCAGATAATCTAAAGGATTTAGGATTTAAATATGCTACCCAAGCTGCGGTCTCCATCTCAGTAGATGACTTAAAAGTTCCTGAAGCTAAACAAGATTTAATTGGACAAGCTGAAGAGCAAATATCTGCTACAGAAGAATGCTATAGACTTGGTGAAATTACTGAAGTTGAAAGGCATACAAAAGTTATAGATACCTGGACAGAAACTAATGAAAGATTGGTAGATGCTGTAAAGAATAATTTCAATCAAAATGATCCACTAAATTCCGTTTGGATGATGGCTAATTCAGGAGCAAGGGGTAATATGTCTCAGGTAAGACAACTTGTTGGTATGAGGGGATTGATGGCTAATCCTCAAGGAGAAATCATTGATTTGCCAATAAGAACTAATTTTAGAGAAGGACTCACTGTTACTGAATATGTAATTTCTTCTTATGGAGCAAGGAAAGGTTTGGTGGATACTGCCTTAAGAACTGCTGATTCTGGTTATTTGACTAGAAGATTAGTTGATGTTGCTCAAGATGTAATTGTAAGAGAAGAAGATTGTGGAACAGAACGATCAATAGTTGTTGCAGCTGAGGATGGTAAATTTGGAGCAAGACTTCTTGGTAGGCTTACAGCTGAGGATATTTTTGATGCTGAAGAAAACCTTGTTGTGCCTCAAAACACTGCTATAGATCCAGCATTGTCAGGAGAAATTGAGAAAGCATCTATTAGTGAAGTAAAAATAAGATCACCACTAACATGTGAAGCTAACAGATCCGTTTGTAGGAGGTGCTACGGATGGGCGTTGGCTCATAATCATTTAGTTGATTTAGGCGAGGCAGTAGGAATTATTGCTGCTCAATCTATTGGCGAGCCAGGAACTCAATTGACAATGAGAACTTTCCATACTGGAGGTGTATCAACTGCCGAAAGTGGAGTTGTAAGATCAAAAATTTCTGGTAAGTTTGAATTTAGTTCAAAAGCAAAGGTCCGAGGTTATAGAACTCCTCATGGCGTAGAAGCTAAACAAGCAGAAGTTGATTTCATACTCAAGATAGTTCCTCAAGGAAATAATTCGGGCAAAGCTCAAAAAATTGAAGTTTCTAGTGGATCGCTTTTATTTGTAGATGATGGTGAAGAAATTAGTTCTGACATAACTGTTGCTCAGATTACTGCTGGAGCGGTGAAAAAGAGTGTTGAAAAAGCAACAAAAGATGTTATTTGTGATTTGGCTGGTCAAGTTAGGTACGACAAGGTTATTCAACCAAAGGAGGTAACAGATAGACAGGGTAATATTACCTTAAAAGCTCAAAGATTAGGTAGATTGTGGGTTTTAGCTGGAGATGTTTATAACTTGCCACCAAATGCAAAACCGGTTATATCATCTGGAAAATCTGCAGATGAAGGGACAGTTTTGGCAGAAGCAAGTCAATCAAGTGAGTTTGGCGGACAAGTTCGACTAAGAGAATCAATAGGAGATTCAAGAGAAGTTCAGATTGTTACTACTTCTATGTCTTTAACTAATTTTAAATTAATTGAAGAATCTACTCACTCAGGTCAAATTTATAATTTGGAATCAAGTGATGGTACATCTTATCGTTTAAACATTTCTCCAGGAAATAAAATCAGTAATGGTGAGGTAATAGCAGATTTAACGGATGAAAGGTTCCGTACAAAAACTGGCGGTTTAGTAAAATATGCACCGGGATTAAGTGTCAAAAAAGCGAGATCATCTAAAAATGGTTTTGAAGTAAGTCAAGGAGGGACATTGCTTTGGATTCCGCAAGAGACACATGAAATCAATAAGGATATATCTCTTCTAATGATTGAAGATATGAAATGGATTGAAGCTGGAACAGAAGTTGTAAAAGATATTTTTAGTCAAACATCAGGCATTGTTACAGTTACGCAAAAAAATGATATCCTTCGTGAAATAACTGTAAGAAATGGAACTTTTCATGAGTGTGATGATGAAGAAATTTTGAATAGATATACAGAAGAAGGTAATCTTGTGAATCCAGGTGAAAAGATTTTAGATGGTGTTGATAATAAAGAAATTTTATTTGTTCAAAAATTAGAAACACCAAAATGTCGAGGCTTATTATTAAGAACTGTTGAAGAATTTACTATTCCTGATCAGGCGGATTTACCACAATTATCACATGTTAAGCAAGAAAAAGGTCCACAGTTAGGCTTAAAAGCTATCCAAAGGCTTACTTATAAAGACGGTGAATTGATAAAATCAGTTGAAGGGGTTGAATTACTTAGAACACATTTAAGTATTGAAAGCTTTGATGCTACTCCTCAAATGACTATTGACGTCGAGTCGATTGAAGATGAAAATGATGCATCAATCAATAGATTAAATTTAGTAATATTGGAGTCTATTCTTGTAAGAAGAGATACTATATCTGACTCCAGTCATGGCTCAACACATACAGAACTGCAAGTCAATAATAACCAAATAGTAAAAGCAGGCGATGTAATAGCTACTACTCAAATCCTTTGCAAGGAGAAGGGATTGGTTAAATTACCAAATGTTGATGATGATGAGCCTATAAGAAGGTTAATTGTTGTAAGAGAAGAAGATAAAATTAAAATTAAAATCAATGGTGAAGGAATAGTCAAAGTTGGTGATCGTGTAGTCGATGGTGATCCCATTAGTGCTTCTGTCAAATCAACTTCTTGCGGAGAAATAGAGGAGATTTCCAATAGTTCAGTAACCTTAAGACTAGGTAGGCCTTATATGGTTTCACCTGATTCAGTTTTACATGTTAAAGACGGAGACTTGGTTCTTAGGGGAGATGGCTTAGCTTTACTTGTTTTTGAAAGGCAGAAAACTGGAGATATCGTACAAGGACTACCTCGCATTGAAGAGTTATTAGAAGCTAGGAGACCCAGAGATTCAGCAATTCTATGTAAAAAATCTGGCATTGTTCAGATCAAACAAGGTAATGATGAAGAATCAGTTTCCTTATCAATTATTGAAAATGATGATTTAGTTAATGAATATCAACTTCTTCTTGGAAAAAATATAATGGTTAGTGATGGACAACAAGTTAAAGGTGGAGAATCTTTAACTGATGGTCCAATTAATCCACATGAACTACTAGATTGCTACTTCAATGATTTAAAAGATCAAAAACCTCTGATAGATGCAGCTCGAGAATCCATATCAAAACTACAAAGAAGTATGGTAAGTGAGGTACAAAATGTTTATAAGTCCCAGGGTGTAGCAATCGATGATAAGCATATTGAAGTAATTGTTAGACAGATGACAAGTAAAGTCCGTATAGAAGATGCTGGGGATACTACTCTTTTGCCTGGCGAACTCATAGAGTTGAGGCAAGTGGAAGATACAAACCAAGCAATGGCAATTACAGGAGGAGCTCCAGCAGAATTTACTCCTGTTTTGTTGGGTATTACTAAAGCCTCCCTTAATACAGATAGCTTTATTTCAGCAGCATCGTTCCAAGAAACTACTAGGGTTCTTACAGAAGCTGCGATTGAAGGTAAATCTGATTGGTTAAGAGGTTTAAAAGAAAATGTTATTATCGGTAGATTAATACCTGCAGGCACAGGTTTTAGTGGTTTTGTGGAGGAATTATCCTCAGAGGCTGGTCCTCATCCAGATATTCTTGCAGAAGAATCTGGTGGTTACAGAAGAGCACAGAATTTACGGCCAGATTATACAGTTGATATGCCACAATCACCTGCCGTAAGCTCTACTGCAATTCTTGATGATCCTAGTGATGAAGATTTGGAGACAACGAGAAGTCGGCATGGAATCGATCCTACTTCGAGTAATTTTGCAGCCTTCGCAAGGCCTAATGCTGAAAATCAATTTTCTGAAGATCAATTACCAGACCCTGCCGCATTGGAGGGATTACAGGAGGAGGGCCTCCTGTCTGATGAATAA
- a CDS encoding high light inducible protein, translating to MIKPEIVPKRKLPRYGFHLYNERLNGRMAMIGFIALLLTEFFLKHGLLLW from the coding sequence ATGATTAAGCCAGAGATTGTACCCAAAAGAAAATTGCCCCGTTATGGATTCCATTTATATAATGAAAGACTTAATGGAAGAATGGCCATGATTGGTTTTATTGCCCTTCTTCTTACAGAATTCTTTCTAAAACATGGTTTGCTGTTATGGTGA
- the rlmN gene encoding 23S rRNA (adenine(2503)-C(2))-methyltransferase RlmN produces MKNLLGSSIKDLETVALDYGEAAFRGRQIYNWIYNYRNKNKNIDQIEVLPLDFRNKLKDDGFKVSELLIGERNLANDGTLKLLLSTKDNESIECVGIPTEKRLTACLSSQVGCPMDCKFCATGKEGLKRSLKASEILDQILFIEHEMNRKVTNIVFMGMGEPLLNIDDLLLSIRSIDNDFQISQRKITVSTVAVPKMISRLSAKSFQILGKCQFTLAISLHASNQKIRETIIPSAKNYEIKNIIEDCKKFVGDTGRRVSFEYLMLNGVNDKLEHAIELSNLLKGFQCHVNLIQYNQIEEVEFKRTSLKNLQLFQSRLINNGIAVSLRKSRGLDKNAACGQLRQNAKNK; encoded by the coding sequence TTGAAAAATCTTCTTGGAAGTAGTATTAAGGATCTAGAAACTGTAGCTTTAGATTATGGGGAGGCTGCTTTTAGGGGTCGCCAAATCTATAATTGGATTTATAACTATAGAAATAAGAACAAAAATATTGATCAAATAGAAGTTTTACCCTTGGATTTTAGAAATAAGTTAAAAGATGATGGTTTTAAGGTAAGTGAGCTGCTTATTGGAGAAAGAAACCTAGCTAACGATGGTACTTTAAAGTTGTTACTCTCTACAAAAGATAATGAAAGTATTGAGTGCGTTGGTATTCCAACTGAAAAAAGATTAACTGCTTGTCTTTCTAGTCAAGTTGGTTGCCCAATGGACTGCAAATTTTGTGCAACTGGCAAGGAAGGTTTGAAGAGATCTTTAAAAGCTAGTGAAATTTTAGATCAAATTTTATTTATCGAACATGAAATGAATAGAAAAGTGACTAATATTGTCTTCATGGGTATGGGCGAGCCCTTATTGAATATTGATGACTTACTTTTGTCAATTAGATCTATAGATAATGATTTTCAGATCAGTCAGAGGAAAATAACTGTAAGCACAGTAGCTGTTCCAAAAATGATAAGTAGATTATCAGCAAAGTCTTTTCAAATTTTAGGTAAGTGTCAATTTACATTAGCAATTAGCCTACATGCTTCAAATCAAAAAATAAGAGAAACGATAATACCTAGTGCAAAAAACTATGAGATCAAAAATATAATCGAAGACTGTAAAAAATTTGTAGGAGATACTGGGCGTAGGGTAAGTTTTGAATATCTAATGCTAAATGGAGTGAATGACAAATTAGAACATGCTATTGAATTGAGTAATTTGCTGAAAGGGTTTCAATGTCACGTAAACTTAATACAATATAACCAAATTGAAGAGGTTGAATTCAAACGAACCTCTTTAAAAAATCTCCAATTATTTCAATCTAGACTTATTAACAATGGCATAGCAGTAAGCTTGAGAAAAAGCAGAGGTCTAGATAAAAATGCTGCTTGTGGTCAGCTAAGACAAAATGCAAAAAATAAATAA
- a CDS encoding HEAT repeat domain-containing protein, with protein MTINKDPNKESLVDIAVDPDILARELALEIEIDPLEQIDEDSFQKGLNITQECNEALKMLKGNREERIQGLRIFCEYRDSRSFPLLLPLLDQPCPVERMSVVYALGRNPCPSAVEKLVTLLETDDNAYVRRATAWSLANYDNQIVLKPLINALKNDVAAVRLWSSSSLAEIGNVSLENAQLAAEQLLISLKIDNESGVRSNCIWSLCRLYEKLNNTFQESFVDECTKIALFDKEPSVMEEAKTALDSMGMQGFYN; from the coding sequence ATGACAATAAATAAGGATCCTAATAAAGAAAGCTTAGTTGATATCGCTGTTGATCCTGATATTTTAGCAAGAGAATTGGCCTTAGAAATTGAAATAGATCCTTTAGAGCAAATTGATGAAGATTCTTTTCAAAAAGGTTTAAATATAACTCAGGAATGTAATGAAGCATTAAAAATGCTAAAAGGTAACAGAGAAGAAAGAATACAGGGCTTGAGAATATTTTGTGAATATAGAGATTCAAGATCTTTCCCTCTTTTGTTACCTTTACTGGATCAACCTTGTCCTGTTGAAAGAATGAGTGTTGTATACGCTTTGGGCCGTAATCCATGTCCTAGTGCGGTTGAGAAACTTGTCACCCTTTTGGAGACCGACGATAATGCTTATGTCAGAAGAGCGACTGCATGGAGTTTAGCTAATTATGATAATCAAATTGTTTTGAAACCATTAATAAATGCTTTGAAGAACGATGTAGCTGCAGTAAGGTTATGGTCATCAAGTTCTTTAGCTGAAATTGGAAATGTTTCTTTGGAAAATGCTCAATTGGCAGCAGAACAACTTTTAATAAGTTTAAAAATAGATAATGAATCAGGTGTAAGAAGTAATTGCATCTGGTCATTATGTAGACTGTACGAAAAATTAAACAATACATTTCAAGAAAGTTTCGTTGATGAATGTACTAAAATAGCCCTTTTCGATAAAGAACCATCTGTTATGGAAGAAGCAAAAACTGCTTTGGATTCAATGGGGATGCAAGGCTTTTATAATTAA
- a CDS encoding DUF2997 domain-containing protein, translated as MPQKTLRFKIHQDGRVEETLEGFTGSSCNDATRKLENALGKVTVKNKTSDAFISNKKEQLKQFNHESNVTL; from the coding sequence ATGCCTCAAAAAACATTGAGATTCAAAATTCATCAAGACGGAAGAGTTGAAGAGACATTAGAAGGTTTTACTGGAAGCTCATGTAATGATGCTACTAGAAAGCTTGAAAATGCTCTTGGTAAAGTAACAGTTAAAAATAAAACTTCTGATGCTTTCATCTCTAATAAAAAAGAACAACTAAAACAATTTAACCACGAATCTAATGTCACACTTTAG
- a CDS encoding DUF1257 domain-containing protein has product MSHFSTIKTQLKEAEPLIKALNNLGYIINQEEKLIKGYRGRFTAVDISMNLPGDTKVGFKWDNNSNSYELVTDLDLWNFELPVERFISKVTQMYAYQTIISKTKEDGYQIVEQKNQNDGSIELVLTKWEN; this is encoded by the coding sequence ATGTCACACTTTAGTACTATTAAAACTCAGCTCAAAGAAGCAGAGCCATTAATTAAAGCCTTAAATAATCTTGGTTACATAATCAACCAAGAAGAAAAACTTATTAAAGGCTATAGAGGTAGGTTTACAGCTGTTGATATAAGCATGAATTTACCTGGTGATACTAAAGTTGGATTTAAATGGGATAACAATTCAAATTCATATGAATTAGTTACTGATTTAGATTTGTGGAATTTTGAGCTACCTGTCGAAAGATTTATCTCTAAAGTTACTCAAATGTATGCTTATCAAACAATTATTTCCAAAACAAAAGAGGATGGATATCAAATCGTAGAACAAAAAAACCAAAATGATGGCTCTATCGAATTGGTTTTAACCAAGTGGGAGAATTAA
- a CDS encoding ferredoxin, giving the protein MDLTDPFDNFEEIVEITGWEPVLGGKLAEKAVWVDEAKCIGCQYCVHVASNTFIVDEFHGRSRALRQDGDSSDLIQEAIDTCPVDCIHWVNFEELDDLENSLDRDMFQSFGKPPRMNKH; this is encoded by the coding sequence ATGGATTTAACAGATCCATTTGATAATTTTGAAGAGATTGTTGAAATTACAGGCTGGGAGCCTGTACTTGGAGGTAAGTTAGCCGAAAAAGCTGTTTGGGTTGATGAGGCTAAATGCATCGGTTGCCAGTATTGTGTACACGTAGCTTCGAACACTTTCATAGTTGATGAATTTCATGGTAGAAGTCGAGCTTTGAGGCAAGATGGAGATAGTTCTGACCTTATACAAGAAGCGATAGATACGTGCCCTGTTGATTGTATTCACTGGGTCAATTTTGAAGAATTAGATGATCTAGAAAATAGTCTTGATAGGGATATGTTTCAATCATTTGGAAAACCACCAAGAATGAATAAGCATTAA
- a CDS encoding aldo/keto reductase — translation MQYRRFGRTNLKIPVLSLGGMRFQKSWEQLDFSEISNEEQNKVENILNLANKYGLSHVETAKYYGTSEVQLGMGFKNLNKVPNIIQTKIPPDSDPEIFKRDVMTSIEKLKVKKIDLLAIHGINKDEHLHHATKEGGCIDILRNLQKENLIGSIGFSTHGRSSLIEKAISTNFFDYVNLHWYFINQENTKVISLAKKYDLGIFIISPTDKGGHLHTPSNKMLELCKPLHPIVFNDLFCLRNQNVHTLSVGIAKEADFDLHLEAVSLLSDSEKYVPKIINRLRQESINSLGLEWHQNWNRNLPSWEYTPGNINIPVLLWLSNLIDWLDMEGFAKARYQLLGNGSHWFPGNNSNLLDTDVSEVQLLKVLEGHINPKKVIRKLRTLKEKFGDKSAKRLSKK, via the coding sequence ATGCAATATCGGAGATTTGGTCGAACCAATTTGAAGATACCTGTTTTATCTCTAGGAGGTATGAGATTTCAAAAAAGTTGGGAACAATTAGATTTTTCTGAGATTTCAAATGAAGAACAAAATAAAGTAGAAAATATTTTAAATCTAGCTAACAAATATGGCTTAAGTCATGTCGAAACTGCTAAGTATTATGGAACTTCTGAGGTTCAATTAGGAATGGGTTTTAAAAATTTAAATAAAGTCCCTAATATTATACAAACTAAGATCCCTCCAGATAGTGATCCAGAAATCTTTAAGAGAGATGTTATGACAAGTATTGAAAAATTAAAAGTCAAAAAAATTGATTTGCTAGCAATACATGGCATCAACAAAGATGAACATTTACATCATGCTACTAAAGAAGGAGGTTGTATTGACATTTTAAGAAATTTGCAAAAAGAAAATTTAATTGGCTCTATTGGATTTTCAACTCATGGAAGATCTTCACTCATTGAGAAGGCTATATCAACAAACTTTTTTGATTATGTCAATTTGCACTGGTATTTTATCAATCAAGAAAATACAAAGGTTATAAGTTTGGCAAAAAAGTATGATCTTGGGATTTTCATAATAAGTCCCACAGATAAAGGGGGGCATCTTCATACTCCCTCAAACAAAATGTTGGAACTTTGTAAGCCTCTTCATCCTATAGTTTTTAACGATCTTTTTTGCTTAAGAAATCAAAATGTCCATACTCTTAGTGTGGGTATTGCAAAAGAGGCGGATTTTGATTTGCACTTAGAAGCTGTCTCTTTGTTATCAGACTCTGAGAAGTATGTTCCAAAGATAATAAACAGATTAAGGCAGGAATCAATTAATTCTTTGGGTTTAGAGTGGCATCAAAATTGGAATAGAAATTTGCCGAGTTGGGAATATACGCCAGGAAATATTAATATTCCCGTTCTTCTTTGGCTTTCAAATTTAATTGATTGGTTGGATATGGAAGGTTTCGCAAAAGCTAGATATCAATTGCTTGGTAATGGAAGTCACTGGTTCCCAGGAAATAACTCTAATTTATTAGATACTGATGTTTCTGAAGTACAATTATTAAAAGTATTAGAAGGTCATATAAATCCAAAAAAAGTCATAAGAAAATTGAGAACTTTAAAAGAAAAATTTGGGGATAAGAGTGCGAAAAGACTATCAAAAAAATAA